The Shewanella mangrovisoli genome has a window encoding:
- the ftsZ gene encoding cell division protein FtsZ produces MFELIHETATGATPKLTVFGVGGCGCNTINQLSQVNLPSSVELISVNTDAQAMAATSSHYRIQIGPQTTKGLGAGAKPDVGCAAAIESAQALTEQMQHSDIVFLTAGLGGGTGTGALPQVAKLARELTKPVIAVVTMPFSFEGQHRKANAEAGLQELLESANAVIVLPNDKLAEVLGAKVTLLNAFKESNKILQDVLLGLANTISQAGLINIDLNDFISVISRQGRAAMGVSCLQGDEDLISAVKRAMQHPLLDNIELNQAQAAIVSVVAKDTIELSQYNQIGATVHEQLPRDALVIIGLTIDPELESELEIMVIATGIGFAQPEIQDPIQAVNDNYINVHDFIKRQAISIADPAPSKFDLENLQIPTYLRQQKPQAH; encoded by the coding sequence ATGTTTGAACTTATTCATGAAACCGCAACTGGCGCCACACCTAAATTAACGGTATTCGGCGTCGGAGGTTGTGGTTGTAATACCATTAATCAACTCAGCCAAGTCAATCTGCCATCCAGCGTAGAATTAATTTCTGTCAATACCGATGCACAAGCCATGGCCGCCACTAGCAGCCATTACCGCATTCAAATTGGTCCACAAACGACGAAAGGCTTAGGTGCAGGCGCTAAGCCCGATGTTGGCTGCGCGGCAGCGATTGAATCGGCACAGGCATTAACTGAACAAATGCAGCATAGCGATATAGTGTTTCTCACCGCGGGATTAGGCGGTGGTACAGGTACGGGCGCGCTACCACAGGTGGCAAAGCTCGCTCGAGAGTTAACCAAACCCGTTATCGCCGTTGTGACCATGCCTTTTAGCTTTGAAGGCCAGCACAGAAAGGCCAATGCCGAAGCCGGACTGCAAGAATTATTGGAGAGCGCCAATGCCGTTATCGTTCTCCCCAACGATAAGCTTGCCGAGGTGCTTGGGGCCAAAGTGACCCTGCTCAATGCCTTCAAAGAGAGTAATAAAATTTTACAGGATGTGTTATTGGGACTTGCTAATACCATCAGCCAAGCTGGGCTTATCAATATTGATTTAAATGACTTTATTTCCGTCATCAGCCGCCAAGGTCGCGCCGCAATGGGCGTAAGTTGCCTTCAGGGCGATGAGGATCTTATCTCGGCGGTAAAACGCGCCATGCAACATCCCTTGCTCGATAATATCGAACTCAATCAAGCGCAAGCGGCAATTGTCAGCGTTGTCGCAAAAGACACGATAGAGCTCAGTCAATACAACCAAATCGGCGCAACTGTACACGAGCAATTACCGCGGGATGCCCTAGTGATTATTGGGCTCACTATCGACCCTGAGCTCGAATCGGAGCTCGAAATCATGGTGATAGCAACGGGGATTGGATTTGCGCAGCCGGAAATTCAAGATCCTATCCAAGCAGTTAATGACAACTATATCAATGTGCATGATTTTATTAAGCGTCAGGCGATATCAATCGCCGACCCCGCGCCATCCAAGTTTGATTTGGAAAACTTACAGATCCCAACTTATCTGCGGCAGCAAAAGCCTCAAGCGCATTAA
- a CDS encoding class I SAM-dependent methyltransferase, with product MNICPLCHSADLVAYHQDKRRRYQQCLQCALVSVPAEFYLSPEAEKAEYDKHENHPQDLGYQQFLDRTLAPLLARFSPSAAGLDFGCGEGKALSLLAKTRGYRVENYDLYYANHPELLTRQYDFITLTEVIEHVSDADALLTLLNTLLKPKGILAVMTKRVLNPTAFSTWHYKNDPTHINFYSEATFQWLAEHYGWQLEIIDKDVVFLHQAN from the coding sequence TTGAACATCTGTCCCCTTTGCCACAGTGCCGATTTAGTGGCCTACCACCAAGATAAACGCCGTCGTTACCAACAGTGCCTGCAGTGTGCCTTGGTGAGTGTACCTGCCGAATTTTATCTAAGCCCTGAAGCCGAAAAGGCCGAATACGATAAGCACGAAAATCACCCGCAGGATCTCGGTTATCAGCAGTTTCTAGACAGAACCCTCGCCCCTTTGTTGGCGCGCTTTTCCCCTTCGGCTGCAGGGCTCGATTTTGGCTGTGGCGAGGGCAAAGCATTAAGTCTGCTGGCGAAAACGCGGGGTTATCGGGTTGAGAACTATGATCTCTATTACGCTAATCACCCCGAGTTACTCACGCGGCAATATGATTTCATTACCTTGACAGAGGTCATTGAGCATGTGAGTGATGCCGATGCTTTACTGACCTTATTAAACACTTTACTCAAACCCAAAGGCATTTTAGCCGTGATGACCAAGCGAGTGCTCAACCCCACGGCATTTAGCACTTGGCATTATAAAAATGATCCCACCCATATTAACTTTTACTCCGAAGCCACCTTTCAATGGCTCGCCGAGCATTACGGCTGGCAATTGGAAATCATCGACAAAGACGTCGTGTTTTTGCATCAAGCTAATTAA
- a CDS encoding putative bifunctional diguanylate cyclase/phosphodiesterase has product MIRWQHLLNKLSTDDPVLQDKLSCWQAEPHQTPLALIQGFSFISANSATLDYFGTEYDALVNTTPYDFSPRIQSSGRNSVEFAREMIIEAASGNHVEFSWLHLSQQGKELPTKVRLYPCYLQQQVVVLVELQALNRRTQVRPSISDGFAHIPREIMATTLEESAEAVYITDADNRILAVNKAMCRICGYSAEQLIGKTPEFLEAKLLPSGQETDCQAAMKLRGFWHGETLKQRSDGSHFPAWQSSRRIETDDNALYHVNIFSDISTKKLLETQLTTRAMYDTLTGLPNRYHLKQILNSALEKLRDDPSALGALMFLDLNGFKNINDSFGHSMGDRVLQLVAARLEAGCIEKADIARMGGDEFTLVLQECSCKEEIQLFAEQILSLFDSPFEIEGQKFFLGTSIGIALFPTHSDQAGQLISLADTAMYSAKKNQPHLVFYDKAMSQAAELKLKLINNLRHAHSLKQFNLAYQAIVDLHTNKPIGAEALLRWQKSPSEHYEAAEFVPLLEETGLIITIGQWALEQACKQAAIWRASYQPDFKVSVNVSPLQLEHVDFVGQVISALEMVALPAEALILEITESALLRQPELARQTLERIKALGVGIAIDDFGTGLSSLSRLGTLPIDSVKIDAEFALRLHDASGQKLCHAIVQLAQALDIHFVAEGIETQQQKDIITNMGQGFAQGFLFGYPSSVEQFTQAFLAERCIA; this is encoded by the coding sequence ATGATCAGATGGCAACACTTGCTCAATAAACTCAGTACAGATGACCCTGTATTGCAAGATAAGCTGTCATGCTGGCAAGCCGAGCCGCACCAGACTCCCCTCGCCCTGATCCAAGGCTTTAGTTTTATTAGCGCAAATAGCGCCACCCTCGATTACTTTGGCACCGAATACGATGCCTTAGTGAATACCACGCCCTATGACTTTTCACCGAGGATCCAATCTTCCGGGCGTAATAGCGTTGAATTTGCTCGGGAAATGATTATTGAGGCGGCATCGGGGAACCATGTCGAATTTAGCTGGCTCCACCTAAGCCAACAGGGTAAAGAACTCCCAACCAAGGTAAGACTCTACCCTTGTTATTTGCAGCAACAGGTCGTGGTGCTCGTTGAGCTGCAAGCCCTCAATCGTCGCACTCAAGTTCGACCGTCGATCTCCGACGGCTTTGCCCATATCCCACGGGAAATAATGGCGACCACGCTCGAAGAGAGTGCTGAGGCCGTTTATATCACAGATGCTGACAATCGTATCTTGGCCGTGAACAAGGCAATGTGCCGTATCTGTGGTTACAGCGCCGAACAATTGATCGGTAAAACCCCTGAGTTTTTAGAGGCCAAACTCCTGCCGTCAGGGCAAGAAACCGATTGCCAAGCCGCCATGAAACTTCGGGGATTTTGGCATGGCGAGACACTTAAACAGCGCTCCGACGGGAGTCACTTTCCCGCATGGCAGAGCAGTCGCCGCATCGAGACCGATGATAATGCCCTGTATCATGTGAATATTTTTAGCGATATCAGCACCAAAAAGCTGCTCGAAACGCAGCTCACTACCCGCGCCATGTACGACACACTCACAGGGCTGCCGAACCGTTATCATCTCAAGCAAATACTCAATAGCGCCCTCGAGAAACTGAGGGATGATCCTTCTGCCCTCGGCGCACTAATGTTTTTAGATCTCAATGGTTTTAAGAACATCAATGACAGCTTTGGTCATTCCATGGGTGACAGGGTATTGCAACTGGTAGCCGCGCGTTTAGAAGCGGGCTGCATTGAGAAGGCCGATATCGCCCGTATGGGGGGCGATGAGTTTACCTTAGTGCTACAGGAATGCAGCTGTAAGGAAGAAATTCAATTATTTGCCGAGCAAATACTGAGTCTTTTCGACAGTCCATTTGAAATCGAAGGGCAAAAGTTCTTCCTCGGTACCAGTATTGGTATCGCGCTGTTCCCAACCCACAGCGATCAAGCCGGACAGCTGATTAGCTTAGCCGATACCGCTATGTACAGCGCTAAGAAAAACCAACCACACTTAGTCTTTTATGATAAAGCGATGAGCCAAGCCGCCGAGCTTAAATTAAAACTTATCAATAATCTAAGGCATGCCCATAGTCTCAAACAGTTCAATCTTGCCTATCAAGCGATTGTGGATTTGCACACCAATAAGCCCATAGGTGCCGAGGCGCTGTTGCGCTGGCAAAAATCCCCAAGTGAGCATTATGAAGCGGCCGAGTTCGTCCCTTTACTCGAGGAAACCGGGCTCATCATCACCATTGGGCAATGGGCACTTGAGCAAGCCTGTAAACAAGCGGCCATATGGCGCGCAAGTTATCAGCCTGATTTTAAAGTGTCGGTCAATGTGTCTCCCTTGCAGCTGGAGCATGTGGATTTTGTCGGTCAAGTAATTAGCGCCCTAGAAATGGTCGCCCTGCCCGCTGAAGCACTGATTTTAGAAATCACCGAGTCTGCATTGTTACGTCAACCCGAGTTGGCTCGCCAGACCCTTGAGCGCATTAAAGCCTTAGGTGTCGGTATCGCGATTGATGACTTTGGCACAGGCCTCTCATCACTGAGTCGTTTAGGCACTTTACCAATCGATAGCGTGAAAATTGATGCTGAATTTGCCCTGCGTTTACATGATGCCTCCGGGCAAAAACTTTGCCATGCCATAGTGCAATTAGCACAGGCTCTCGACATTCATTTTGTGGCAGAAGGCATTGAAACGCAGCAGCAAAAAGACATCATTACCAATATGGGGCAAGGTTTTGCGCAAGGCTTTTTGTTTGGCTATCCCAGTTCAGTTGAGCAGTTTACCCAAGCCTTTTTAGCCGAAAGGTGTATCGCTTAA
- a CDS encoding tRNA-uridine aminocarboxypropyltransferase — protein MSRHYCPHCRYPLTACLCANVQPIQPQTQLVVLQHPSEVEHKKNSVKVLSLVIPNTQVYVGETEADFALLREQLMDCGRPIYLVYPSEQSVSVEQQRLNTDCVLLLIDGTWRKAFKILQLNPWLAQLPAVHLAEGYASRYKIRKSSRSDSLSTLEASAYMLKALEPDLDVLPLLNAFDAMVELRIRAMPAQVRLRYQNGE, from the coding sequence TTGAGCCGCCACTATTGCCCTCATTGTCGTTATCCCCTTACAGCTTGCCTCTGTGCCAATGTGCAACCCATACAGCCGCAAACGCAGCTAGTGGTATTGCAACATCCCTCCGAAGTCGAGCATAAAAAGAATAGCGTTAAGGTATTAAGCCTAGTTATCCCAAACACCCAAGTGTATGTGGGCGAGACGGAAGCGGATTTTGCCTTATTGCGTGAACAATTGATGGATTGTGGGCGCCCTATCTATCTTGTGTATCCCTCTGAGCAGAGTGTGAGTGTCGAACAACAGAGGCTTAACACCGATTGTGTACTGTTGTTGATCGATGGCACCTGGCGAAAAGCCTTTAAAATCTTGCAACTCAATCCATGGTTGGCTCAATTGCCTGCGGTGCACTTGGCCGAAGGTTATGCCTCGAGATACAAGATCCGCAAATCGAGCCGCAGTGATAGTTTGTCAACCTTAGAAGCGAGTGCTTATATGCTAAAAGCCCTCGAGCCGGATTTAGATGTGTTGCCTTTACTGAATGCCTTCGATGCTATGGTGGAGCTGCGCATTCGGGCCATGCCAGCTCAGGTTAGGTTGCGTTATCAGAACGGAGAGTAA
- a CDS encoding multidrug effflux MFS transporter produces the protein MRRNLLPILMSLVLLSPLAIDIYLPSMPTMAAEFAVSASEVQSTLVLFLFAMGVGQILIGPLADRYGRRPVALFGVLLYGASSLLAAAAIEFHWLQLARVLQGLAACSTSIVVFSAVRDCYSPKEGARIYSYLNGAICVIPALAPTLGGLLAMQFGWRSTFVFMTLYAILMMLLVGYRLPETRPANTVSTGPLYRWSRYKPVLSNTHFLFYAFACMSAMAAILSYVSYSPVWLIGHLGVSELAFSGLFGLNALVNIVACFAAPVVIRKLGNRPTAILALVLLVLSAVLIIAAQAFGPSVGIAAAFAFMLPMMLLCIGFAFLLGPATSMALSAFGERAGTATAMLGFIQMSGASVIAGLVQQTNLTAPYAVALVMGVFSVGLLSMMALSRFDHWHQEQLAAEH, from the coding sequence ATGCGGCGCAATCTGTTACCTATTCTGATGTCTTTGGTGCTACTCAGCCCATTGGCGATTGATATTTATCTACCTTCTATGCCAACCATGGCGGCAGAGTTCGCCGTGTCTGCCAGTGAAGTACAGTCCACATTAGTACTGTTTTTATTTGCTATGGGTGTGGGCCAAATTTTGATTGGTCCCTTAGCCGACCGTTACGGACGTCGACCCGTGGCACTCTTTGGTGTGTTGCTCTACGGCGCGAGTAGTTTACTTGCCGCCGCTGCGATTGAATTCCATTGGTTACAACTTGCCCGCGTGTTGCAAGGGTTAGCGGCCTGTTCAACCTCGATTGTGGTCTTTAGCGCGGTGCGTGACTGTTATTCGCCCAAGGAAGGCGCCCGTATCTACAGTTACTTAAATGGGGCTATCTGCGTGATCCCCGCACTGGCGCCCACCCTTGGCGGACTATTAGCCATGCAATTTGGCTGGCGTTCGACCTTTGTGTTTATGACCCTATACGCGATTTTGATGATGCTCTTGGTGGGCTATCGTTTACCCGAAACCCGTCCAGCCAATACGGTTAGCACAGGTCCTCTGTACCGCTGGAGTCGTTATAAACCTGTGCTGAGCAATACCCATTTCTTGTTCTATGCCTTTGCCTGTATGTCGGCGATGGCGGCGATTTTAAGTTATGTGTCTTACTCTCCCGTGTGGCTTATCGGCCATTTAGGCGTGTCAGAGTTAGCTTTCAGTGGGTTGTTTGGCTTGAATGCTTTGGTCAATATTGTGGCCTGTTTTGCCGCGCCAGTGGTGATCCGCAAGTTAGGCAACCGTCCAACTGCCATCCTTGCCTTAGTGCTACTGGTGCTCTCGGCGGTATTGATTATCGCAGCGCAAGCCTTTGGCCCAAGTGTGGGTATAGCTGCCGCCTTTGCCTTTATGCTGCCTATGATGTTGTTGTGTATTGGTTTTGCTTTCTTATTAGGCCCAGCGACCAGTATGGCGTTGTCTGCCTTTGGCGAGCGTGCAGGCACTGCAACGGCGATGTTAGGTTTTATTCAGATGAGTGGCGCGTCAGTCATAGCAGGCCTAGTGCAGCAAACTAACCTGACTGCACCCTATGCGGTGGCGTTAGTGATGGGCGTATTTTCTGTCGGATTACTCTCGATGATGGCATTAAGCCGCTTCGACCACTGGCACCAAGAGCAGTTAGCCGCCGAGCATTAA
- a CDS encoding LysR family transcriptional regulator produces the protein MNLDNLARIDLNLLVILKVLLEEQSVTRAASRLHISQSALSKSLNRLRETLDDPLFQRTAHGLKPTAHALNIGLKLPNILQDLYQLTQPPTFTPASSNRQFSFAMVESAYETLIPYFIGPLLSTAPNLKLDSYVWTEKSMHDLQQGQIDFGISGRDLHPLSDSQTDRLPDGISCQTLFTDRQVCLVRQDHPLMTALTSPQWDLNLYLDMAHVQVRCEGSDWWALDYFLADLGHRRKISTTVPDFYGAASICAHSDLIFTLPSSFALHACKLYPLRLLPLPFEFIPMAYVLLWHQRNDEDQGHKWMRDTICQSVEKLMQP, from the coding sequence ATGAATCTCGACAACTTAGCCAGAATCGATCTCAACCTACTGGTGATATTGAAGGTTTTGCTCGAAGAACAGAGTGTCACCCGCGCAGCGAGTCGATTACATATTAGCCAATCGGCGTTGAGCAAGAGCTTGAATCGCCTGCGAGAAACCTTAGATGATCCCCTGTTCCAACGCACTGCCCATGGCCTTAAACCCACGGCACATGCGCTCAATATTGGGCTCAAGTTGCCGAATATTTTGCAGGACTTATATCAACTCACGCAGCCGCCGACGTTTACGCCAGCCAGCAGTAACAGGCAGTTTTCCTTTGCCATGGTTGAAAGCGCCTATGAAACCTTAATTCCCTATTTTATCGGCCCATTATTAAGCACTGCGCCGAACCTGAAGCTCGACTCCTATGTGTGGACCGAGAAATCGATGCACGATTTGCAGCAGGGACAAATTGACTTTGGGATCTCGGGGCGGGATCTACACCCACTGTCAGACTCTCAAACGGACAGACTCCCAGATGGCATTAGCTGCCAAACCCTGTTTACCGACAGGCAAGTGTGTTTGGTGCGCCAAGATCATCCTTTGATGACCGCACTCACCTCGCCCCAGTGGGATTTAAATTTGTATTTGGATATGGCGCATGTGCAGGTGCGCTGTGAAGGGAGTGATTGGTGGGCGCTGGATTACTTTCTGGCCGACCTTGGCCACAGGCGCAAAATCAGCACGACTGTGCCCGATTTTTATGGCGCGGCCAGCATCTGTGCCCACAGTGATTTAATTTTTACCTTACCATCTAGCTTTGCACTGCACGCATGCAAGCTGTATCCACTGAGGCTGTTGCCTCTACCCTTTGAATTTATCCCTATGGCCTATGTGCTGCTTTGGCATCAGCGCAACGATGAAGACCAAGGCCATAAATGGATGCGCGATACCATCTGCCAAAGTGTTGAAAAGCTTATGCAACCCTAG
- a CDS encoding methyl-accepting chemotaxis protein, with product MNSYSLKQKILISVVIALSLVISLLSWQSYSSQKSLLLQNSLEQVQRLGEQQAERIQEWLAGRQDIVGALASKVEDNSLSALQQAQASGRFQLTYYGTETGQMLDSDPSIDRTGYDPRTRPWYKQAMNERGLILTKPYVDVAYNVLVVTMAQATSQGVVGGDLSIASLVESVNRMTLPANGYAIMMHKDGTVIAYKDASKAMKPVGQIDNDLNHDLPQQSRQAGALLPMYFENEGRDKLVWGVDIPNTDWELVIVLDKETLEAPLTDLLLTQFGLSAVVLLLSVLAISWLVNLLLGPLGRVSQALARIADGNGDLTQRIEVDTQDEVGVLADSFNRFVGSQHQLISHIRQLASELDADAERSLKTNHIAVAELQRQQQEVAMVATAVTEMASATNEIAANAENTATAAQQSAASSFQGKELVNKTRSSINSLADEVAQATDVIEDLSRHAQSISSILATIQGIAEQTNLLALNAAIEAARAGEQGRGFAVVADEVRVLSRRTQDSTQEVHATIETLQRTTAKAVSLMESSQMLAGNSVEDANAAAKALEEITQAVNVISDMAGQIATAAEEQTQVTGEITQNTVAIKDVTDEITEAAKSDLTQAQGLKARANDLNAQVATFIL from the coding sequence ATGAACTCATATTCACTTAAACAAAAGATCCTGATTTCGGTCGTGATCGCCTTGTCCCTCGTGATCAGCTTGCTGTCTTGGCAAAGCTACTCCAGTCAAAAATCATTGTTATTGCAAAATAGCCTAGAGCAGGTGCAGCGCTTGGGTGAACAACAAGCCGAGCGCATTCAAGAATGGCTGGCTGGACGCCAAGATATCGTCGGCGCATTGGCCTCTAAGGTGGAAGATAACAGTTTAAGTGCATTGCAACAGGCGCAGGCCTCAGGGCGATTTCAGCTGACTTATTATGGTACCGAGACTGGGCAGATGTTGGACTCAGACCCAAGTATCGACCGTACAGGTTACGATCCGAGAACGCGTCCTTGGTATAAACAGGCGATGAATGAGCGCGGTTTAATCCTGACTAAACCCTATGTTGATGTGGCCTATAACGTGTTAGTGGTCACTATGGCGCAGGCCACTTCTCAAGGTGTGGTGGGTGGCGATCTCTCGATTGCGAGCCTAGTCGAGAGCGTGAATCGCATGACGCTCCCTGCCAATGGCTATGCGATCATGATGCACAAAGACGGCACTGTGATTGCTTACAAAGATGCCTCTAAGGCGATGAAACCTGTCGGCCAAATCGACAACGATCTGAATCATGACTTGCCGCAGCAGAGCCGCCAAGCGGGCGCCTTGCTGCCCATGTATTTTGAGAATGAGGGCCGCGACAAGTTAGTCTGGGGCGTCGATATTCCCAATACCGATTGGGAGTTGGTGATAGTGCTGGATAAGGAGACCCTAGAGGCACCTCTGACCGATCTTCTGCTGACGCAATTTGGACTTTCTGCCGTAGTGTTATTGCTGAGCGTATTGGCGATTTCGTGGTTGGTGAATCTACTATTAGGTCCACTAGGGCGCGTGTCTCAGGCGCTGGCACGCATTGCCGACGGCAATGGCGATTTAACTCAACGCATCGAGGTCGATACTCAGGATGAAGTAGGCGTGTTGGCCGATAGCTTTAACCGTTTTGTCGGCAGCCAGCATCAATTGATCAGCCATATTCGTCAGTTAGCCAGCGAGCTAGATGCGGATGCAGAGCGCAGCCTTAAAACCAACCATATTGCTGTGGCGGAGCTGCAACGTCAGCAGCAGGAAGTGGCCATGGTGGCAACTGCGGTGACCGAAATGGCGAGTGCGACTAATGAAATTGCCGCCAATGCGGAAAACACTGCGACAGCGGCGCAGCAGTCGGCCGCGAGTAGTTTCCAAGGCAAAGAGTTGGTTAATAAAACCCGCAGTTCGATCAACTCCTTGGCCGATGAAGTCGCTCAGGCAACAGACGTGATTGAGGATTTAAGTCGCCATGCTCAGTCGATTTCTAGCATTTTAGCTACAATTCAAGGGATTGCGGAACAGACTAACCTATTAGCGCTCAACGCAGCGATTGAAGCCGCCCGCGCGGGCGAACAGGGCCGCGGTTTTGCCGTGGTCGCCGATGAGGTGCGGGTATTGTCACGCCGGACTCAAGATTCGACCCAAGAAGTACATGCGACCATTGAAACCTTGCAACGCACCACAGCAAAAGCGGTGAGTTTGATGGAAAGCAGTCAAATGCTTGCGGGCAACAGCGTGGAAGATGCGAACGCCGCCGCGAAGGCGCTGGAAGAAATCACCCAAGCCGTGAATGTGATTTCGGATATGGCGGGGCAAATTGCCACTGCTGCTGAGGAACAAACGCAGGTTACGGGGGAAATCACCCAAAATACCGTGGCGATCAAGGACGTGACCGACGAAATCACTGAGGCCGCGAAGTCGGATCTGACTCAAGCCCAAGGATTAAAGGCGCGTGCGAACGATCTCAACGCCCAGGTCGCGACCTTTATTCTGTAA